A window of the Hevea brasiliensis isolate MT/VB/25A 57/8 chromosome 6, ASM3005281v1, whole genome shotgun sequence genome harbors these coding sequences:
- the LOC110667774 gene encoding UDP-glycosyltransferase 92A1, whose amino-acid sequence MGSQNEHIVMLPFMAHGHLIPFLALARQIRRRTGFTVTIANTPFNIQYLRSTINSSSSPPEPNICLVELPFSVADYGLPANTENSENLPLDLIGKFFTASTGLKNPVHCLLSDIVAKEGKPPLCVISDVFFGWANEVAKSVGTVNLSFSTGGAYGSLAYISLWLNLPHRQAGSDKFHLPGFPDSCRFHITQLHQFLRNADGTDLWSKFMQPQISLSLQSFGFLCNTAEEIEPLALEWLRKYIKLSVWTIGPLLPPAVLNGSSISFSGSSISIQRAGKQPGISTKSCLEWLDLHSPGSVLYISFGSQNSISPSQMMELAIGLEESSKPFIWVIRPPVGFDRKAEFKAEWLPEGFEELINNRKKGLLVRNWAPQLEILSHKSTGAFLSHCGWNSVLESLSQGVPIIGWPLAAEQAYNSKMLAEEMGVSVELTRGLQSNITWKEVKKVVDLVIEPKGKGNDMRNRAMEIRKLMRASATEEGEEIGSSVKALDDLVKTLLSRRRENKPIA is encoded by the coding sequence ATGGGATCTCAGAATGAACACATTGTGATGTTACCATTCATGGCTCATGGACATCTCATACCTTTTCTTGCTCTAGCAAGGCAAATCCGCCGCAGAACTGGCTTCACCGTCACCATCGCCAATACCCCTTTCAACATTCAATACCTTCGTTCCACCATCAACTCCTCCTCATCCCCACCTGAACCCAACATCTGTCTCGTCGAGCTTCCTTTCTCCGTCGCCGATTATGGCCTACCCGCCAACACTGAAAACTCTGAAAACTTGCCTTTAGACCTTATTGGGAAATTTTTCACAGCATCTACAGGTCTTAAGAACCCAGTTCATTGTCTTCTATCTGATATTGTAGCTAAAGAAGGGAAGCCTCCTCTCTGTGTAATATCAGATGTTTTCTTTGGATGGGCAAATGAAGTTGCCAAAAGTGTAGGTACTGTTAATCTGAGCTTCTCTACCGGCGGCGCCTATGGCTCCTTAGCTTATATTTCTTTGTGGTTGAATCTTCCTCACCGGCAAGCTGGTTCCGATAAGTTTCATCTGCCGGGATTTCCTGATAGCTGCCGTTTTCATATAACTCAGTTGCATCAATTTTTGAGAAACGCAGATGGTACTGATTTATGGTCCAAGTTTATGCAACCACAGATTTCACTTTCTTTGCAGTCCTTCGGATTTTTATGCAACACAGCAGAGGAAATTGAGCCTCTAGCATTGGAGTGGTTGAGGAAATACATTAAGCTTAGTGTTTGGACTATTGGACCTCTTCTTCCACCTGCTGTGCTCAATGGTTCATCCATTTCATTTTCAGGTTCAAGCATAAGTATTCAGCGTGCTGGGAAGCAACCTGGGATCTCTACAAAGAGCTGCCTGGAATGGCTAGATTTACATAGCCCAGGTTCAGTTCTTTACATTTCTTTTGGTTCACAAAACAGCATTAGTCCCTCCCAGATGATGGAATTGGCAATTGGGTTGGAAGAAAGTTCAAAGCCTTTCATTTGGGTCATAAGGCCACCAGTTGGTTTTGACAGAAAAGCTGAATTTAAAGCAGAATGGCTACCAGAAGGATTCGAAGAGCTAATCAACAACAGAAAAAAAGGGTTGCTGGTTCGCAATTGGGCACCCCAATTGGAGATTCTGTCACACAAGTCCACTGGAGCATTTCTCAGCCACTGTGGTTGGAATTCAGTACTGGAAAGTTTAAGTCAAGGTGTGCCTATTATAGGATGGCCTCTGGCAGCAGAACAAGCATATAATTCGAAAATGCTGGCGGAAGAGATGGGTGTTAGTGTGGAGCTGACAAGAGGACTGCAAAGCAATATAACCTGGAAGGAAGTGAAGAAGGTGGTAGACTTGGTAATTGAACCAAAAGGTAAAGGTAATGATATGAGGAACAGGGCCATGGAGATTAGAAAGCTAATGAGAGCATCAGCAACAGAGGAAGGGGAAGAGATTGGGTCCTCTGTAAAAGCATTAGATGATCTTGTGAAAACCCTTTTATCCAGAAGACGAGAGAATAAGCCAATTGCATGA